One stretch of Sphaerodactylus townsendi isolate TG3544 unplaced genomic scaffold, MPM_Stown_v2.3 scaffold_330, whole genome shotgun sequence DNA includes these proteins:
- the RNF223 gene encoding RING finger protein 223 — translation METAALLSSRLRRNTGWDSVMSCITQLWHAEVPESPPMSPLSPIPAAPGEIPIPLSPIVITSPVITTPPITSPATTSPATTSPAIASPLEGRPRVCSPIRSPVDGKWRLSSPTDKPTSPIECSICFNTYDNLFKTPKVLECQHTFCLECLARLAAALPANRVEDQLPCPFCRQLTEIPLEGTPGLRTSKELLATLPPEFQREKVLWMEGTKLCCRQTSDPENPDCISIDVALSKPEHPELPPETFMGRLSRCAMCDDWKRIILLSALIIILFCIILWPVQCVLKTGNLRCFTRTYTMTKPYIPYHPPTTAAPTTTAFDPIW, via the exons ATGGAGACGGCCGCCCTCCTCTCTTCCCGCCTGAGGAGAAACACTGGCTGGG ATTCCGTCATGTCATGCATCACCCAACTATGGCACGCAGAAGTGCCAGAATCTCCGCCCATGAGCCCTTTAAGCCCCATCCCGGCTGCACCAGGTGAAATCCCAATCCCCCTCAGCCCCATTGTGATCACCTCCCCTGTGATCACCACCCCTCCGATCACCTCTCCTGCAACCACCTCTCCTGCAACCACCTCTCCTGCAATCGCCTCCCCTCTAGAAGGAAGGCCCAGGGTGTGTTCCCCAATACGGTCTCCAGTGGATGGCAAATGGAGGCTCAGCTCCCCGACAGACAAACCCACCTCCCCCATCGAGTGCTCCATCTGCTTCAACACCTACGACAACCTTTTCAAGACGCCCAAGGTCCTCGAGTGCCAGCACACCTTCTGCTTGGAGTGCCTGGCCCGCTTGGCCGCCGCGCTCCCCGCCAACCGGGTGGAAGATCAGCTGCCCTGCCCTTTCTGCCGGCAGCTCACCGAAATCCCCCTCGAAGGGACGCCGGGCCTTCGGACAAGCAAGGAGCTCCTGGCCACCTTGCCGCCTGAATTCCAGCGGGAGAAGGTCCTCTGGATGGAAGGCACCAAGTTGTGCTGCAGGCAGACCTCCGACCCGGAGAACCCGGACTGCATCAGCATCGACGTGGCCCTGAGCAAACCAGAACACCCCGAACTGCCCCCGGAGACCTTCATGGGGAGGTTGTCTCGCTGCGCCATGTGTGATGACTGGAAACGCATCATCCTGCTCTCGGCACTGATCATTATCCTGTTCTGTATCATCCTCTGGCCCGTTCAGTGTGTCCTTAAGACAGGCAACCTACGGTGCTTTACTAGGACTTACACGATGACCAAACCGTACATCCCATATCACCCACCCACCACGGCAGCACCAACCACAACAGCCTTCGATCCCATCTGGTGA